The following coding sequences are from one Streptococcus sp. NPS 308 window:
- the dnaN gene encoding DNA polymerase III subunit beta, with protein sequence MIHFSINKNLFLQALNTTKRAISSKNAIPILSTIKIDVTNEGITLIGSNGQISIENFISQKNEDAGLLITSLGSILLEASFFINVVSSLPDVTLDFKEIEQKQIVLTSGKSEITLKGKDSEQYPRIQEISASTPLVLETKLLKKIINETAFAASTQESRPILTGVHFVLSNHKELKTVATDSHRLSQKKLTLEKNGDDFDVVIPSRSLREFSAVFTDDIENVEIFFANNQILFRSENISFYTRLLEGNYPDTDRLIPTDFNTTVTFDVVNLRHSMERARLLSSATQNGTVKLEIKGGVVSAHVHSPEVGKVNEEIDTEQVTGNDLTISFNPTYLIDSLKALNSEKVTISFISAVRPFTLVPADTDEDFMQLITPVRTN encoded by the coding sequence ATGATTCATTTTTCAATTAATAAAAATTTATTTCTACAAGCCTTAAATACCACAAAACGAGCAATTAGCTCTAAAAATGCTATTCCAATTTTATCAACAATCAAAATTGATGTTACCAATGAAGGAATTACTTTAATTGGATCAAATGGGCAAATCTCCATTGAAAATTTCATTTCTCAAAAGAATGAAGATGCTGGTCTTTTAATTACTTCCTTAGGTTCGATTCTTCTTGAAGCCTCTTTCTTTATCAATGTTGTATCCAGTCTTCCAGATGTAACCCTTGATTTCAAAGAGATTGAACAAAAACAAATTGTCTTAACAAGTGGCAAATCAGAAATCACTCTAAAAGGAAAAGATAGCGAACAATACCCACGCATCCAAGAAATTTCAGCAAGCACACCTTTGGTTCTTGAAACCAAACTACTCAAGAAAATTATCAATGAAACAGCTTTTGCTGCAAGTACGCAAGAAAGTCGTCCAATTTTGACTGGTGTCCATTTTGTTTTGAGCAATCACAAGGAACTAAAGACAGTTGCAACAGACTCTCATCGCCTTAGCCAGAAAAAATTGACTCTTGAAAAAAATGGTGATGATTTTGATGTGGTGATTCCTAGTCGCTCTCTACGCGAATTTTCAGCTGTATTTACGGATGATATTGAAAATGTGGAGATTTTCTTTGCAAATAATCAAATCCTCTTTAGAAGTGAAAATATTAGCTTCTACACTCGTCTCCTAGAAGGAAACTATCCTGATACAGATCGTTTGATTCCAACTGACTTTAATACGACAGTAACTTTTGATGTTGTCAACTTGCGTCATTCAATGGAACGTGCTCGTCTCTTATCAAGTGCGACTCAAAATGGTACTGTGAAGCTTGAAATTAAAGGTGGTGTTGTTAGCGCCCATGTTCATTCTCCTGAAGTTGGTAAAGTAAACGAAGAAATCGATACTGAGCAGGTTACTGGGAATGATTTGACTATTAGTTTCAACCCGACTTACTTGATTGATTCCCTCAAGGCTTTAAATAGCGAAAAAGTAACTATCAGCTTTATCTCAGCTGTTCGTCCATTCACTCTTGTTCCAGCAGATACTGATGAAGACTTCATGCAGCTCATTACTCCAGTTCGTACAAATTAA
- a CDS encoding DUF951 domain-containing protein, with amino-acid sequence MYQVGNFVEMKKPHACTIKSTGKKANRWEITRVGADIKIKCSNCDHLVMMSRHDFERKMNKIID; translated from the coding sequence ATGTATCAAGTTGGAAATTTTGTTGAAATGAAAAAGCCACATGCTTGTACCATTAAATCAACTGGTAAAAAAGCCAATCGTTGGGAAATTACACGTGTTGGGGCAGATATCAAAATCAAATGTAGCAATTGCGACCACCTTGTTATGATGAGCCGCCATGATTTTGAACGAAAAATGAATAAGATTATTGACTAA
- the ychF gene encoding redox-regulated ATPase YchF has protein sequence MALTAGIVGLPNVGKSTLFNAITKAGAEAANYPFATIDPNVGMVEVPDERLQKLTEMITPKKTVPTTFEFTDIAGIVKGASKGEGLGNKFLANIREVDAIVHVVRAFDDENVMREQGREDAFVDPLADIDTINLELILADLESVNKRYARVEKMARTQKDKESVAEFNVLQKIKPVLEDGKSARTIEFTDEEQKVVKGLFLLTTKPVLYVANVDEDVVSDPDSIDYVKQIREFAATENAEVVVISARAEEEISELDDEDKQEFLEALGLTESGVDKLTRAAYHLLGLGTYFTAGEKEVRAWTFKRGMKAPQAAGIIHSDFEKGFIRAVTMSYDDLVKYGSEKAVKEAGRLREEGKEYVVQDGDIMEFRFNV, from the coding sequence ATGGCTTTAACAGCAGGTATCGTTGGTTTGCCAAACGTTGGTAAATCAACCCTTTTTAATGCAATTACAAAAGCAGGAGCAGAGGCAGCAAACTACCCATTTGCGACTATTGATCCAAACGTTGGAATGGTAGAAGTTCCAGATGAACGCCTACAAAAACTAACTGAAATGATTACTCCTAAAAAGACAGTCCCAACAACTTTTGAATTTACAGATATTGCAGGAATTGTAAAAGGCGCATCAAAAGGAGAAGGTCTAGGGAATAAATTTTTGGCCAACATCCGTGAAGTAGATGCGATTGTTCATGTTGTGCGTGCATTTGATGATGAAAATGTTATGCGCGAGCAAGGACGTGAAGACGCCTTTGTGGATCCACTTGCAGATATTGATACCATTAACTTGGAGTTGATTCTTGCTGACCTAGAGTCAGTAAATAAACGCTATGCGCGTGTAGAAAAGATGGCGCGTACGCAAAAAGATAAAGAATCAGTAGCAGAGTTTAATGTCCTTCAAAAAATTAAACCAGTCCTTGAAGATGGAAAATCAGCACGTACCATTGAATTCACAGATGAAGAACAAAAAGTAGTCAAAGGTCTCTTCCTTTTGACGACTAAACCAGTTCTTTATGTTGCTAATGTAGATGAGGATGTCGTTTCAGATCCAGACTCTATCGACTATGTCAAACAAATTCGTGAATTTGCAGCGACAGAGAATGCTGAAGTAGTAGTTATTTCCGCGCGTGCTGAAGAAGAAATTTCTGAGTTAGATGATGAAGATAAGCAAGAGTTTCTTGAAGCACTTGGTTTGACAGAATCAGGTGTTGATAAATTGACTCGAGCTGCTTACCACTTGCTTGGACTTGGAACTTACTTTACAGCTGGTGAAAAAGAAGTCCGTGCTTGGACCTTTAAGCGTGGTATGAAAGCTCCTCAAGCTGCTGGTATCATCCACTCTGACTTCGAAAAAGGATTTATCCGTGCAGTAACCATGTCTTATGATGATTTGGTGAAATACGGATCTGAAAAGGCTGTAAAAGAAGCTGGGCGCTTGCGTGAAGAAGGAAAAGAATATGTCGTTCAAGATGGCGATATCATGGAATTCCGCTTTAATGTCTAA
- the pth gene encoding aminoacyl-tRNA hydrolase yields the protein MTKLLVGLGNPGDKYFETKHNVGFMLIDQLAKKQNVTFTHDKIFQADLASFFLNGEKIYLVKPTTFMNESGKAVHALLTYYGLDIEDLLVIYDDLDMEVGKIRLRAKGSAGGHNGIKSIIQHIGTQIFNRVKIGIGRPKKGMSVVHHVLSKFDQDDYVGILQSIDKVDKAVNYYLQEKNFEKTMQRYNG from the coding sequence ATGACTAAATTACTTGTTGGATTAGGAAATCCAGGGGATAAATATTTTGAAACCAAGCACAATGTTGGCTTTATGTTGATTGACCAATTAGCTAAAAAACAAAATGTCACTTTTACACACGATAAGATATTTCAAGCTGACCTAGCATCTTTTTTCCTCAATGGAGAAAAAATTTATCTTGTCAAACCTACGACCTTTATGAACGAAAGTGGAAAAGCGGTTCATGCTTTATTGACTTACTATGGTTTGGATATTGAAGACTTACTGGTTATTTACGATGACCTTGACATGGAAGTTGGAAAAATTCGCTTAAGAGCTAAGGGATCAGCAGGTGGTCATAATGGGATCAAATCTATTATTCAACATATAGGTACTCAGATCTTTAACCGTGTTAAAATAGGTATCGGAAGACCTAAAAAAGGAATGTCAGTGGTTCACCATGTTTTAAGTAAGTTTGATCAGGATGACTATGTAGGTATTTTACAGTCAATTGACAAGGTTGACAAAGCTGTAAACTACTATTTACAAGAGAAAAACTTTGAAAAAACAATGCAGAGGTATAATGGATAA
- the mfd gene encoding transcription-repair coupling factor, translating into MVTLLDLFSENNQIEKWHQNLTDKKRQLILGLSTSTKALAIASSLEKENKIVLLTSTYGEAERIISDLLSLLGEELVYPFLVDDSPMVEFLMSSQEKIISRVEALRFLSDPSKKGILVCNIAASRLILPSPTRFKESTIKIAVGEEYDQRELLHRLKEIGYRKVTQVQTQGEFSIRGDILDIFEMSQLEPFRIEFFGDEVDGIRTFEVETQLSKENQTELTIFPASDMLLREKDYRQGQSALEKQISKTLSPILKSYLEEILSSFHQKQVHSDSRKFLSLCYHKTWTISDYIEKDTPVFFDDYQKLMNQYEAFERELAQYFTEDLQNGKAFSDMQYFADTEQTYKKQSPVTFFSNLQKGLGNLKFDHIYQFNQYPMQEFFNQFSFLKEEIERYKKMDYTIILQSSNSMGSKTLEDVLEEYQIKLDYRDKSSICKESVNLIEGNLRHGFHFVDEKILLITEHEIFQKKLKRRFRRQHASNAERLKDYNELEKGDYVVHHIHGIGQYLGIETIEIKGIHRDYVSVQYQNGDQISIPVEQIQLLSKYVSSDGKAPKLNKLNDGHFKKAKQKVKNQVEDIADDLIKLYSERSQLKGFAFSADDDEQHAFDDAFPYIETDDQLRSIEEIKRDMQDSHPMDRLLVGDVGFGKTEVAMRAAFKAVNDHKQVVVLVPTTVLAQQHYTNFKERFQNFAVNIDVLSRFRSKKEQAETLEKLKNGQVDILIGTHRVLSKDVVFSDLGLMIIDEEQRFGVKHKETLKELKKQVDVLTLTATPIPRTLHMSMLGIRDLSVIETPPTNRYPVQTYVLEKNDSVIRDAVLREMERGGQVYYLYNKVDTIDRKVSELQELIPEASIGFVHGQMSEIQLENTLLDFIEGQYDILVTTTIIETGVDIPNANTLFIENADHMGLSTLYQLRGRVGRSNRIAYAYLMYRPEKSISEVSEKRLEAIKGFTELGSGFKIAMRDLSIRGAGNLLGKSQSGFIDSVGFELYSQLLEEAIAKRNGTENTRNKGNAELILQIDAYLPDTYISDQRHKIEIYKKIRQIDNRVNYEELQEELMDRFGEYPDVVAYLLEIGLVKSYLDKVFVERVERKDNKITVQFEKITQRLFLAQDYFKSLSATNLKAAIAENRGLMEVVFDVRNKKDYEILEGLMIFGESLLEIKESKEANSL; encoded by the coding sequence ATGGTGACTTTATTAGATTTATTCTCAGAAAATAATCAGATAGAAAAATGGCATCAAAATCTGACAGATAAGAAAAGACAACTAATACTAGGTCTGTCAACTTCTACCAAGGCTCTTGCAATTGCAAGCAGTCTAGAAAAAGAAAATAAGATTGTGTTACTGACTTCAACTTATGGAGAAGCAGAACGAATTATCAGTGATCTTCTTTCTCTCTTAGGAGAGGAACTTGTCTATCCATTTTTGGTTGATGACTCTCCTATGGTAGAGTTTTTGATGTCTTCGCAAGAAAAAATCATTTCGCGGGTTGAGGCCTTGCGTTTTTTGAGTGATCCGTCTAAGAAAGGGATTTTAGTTTGTAATATCGCAGCGAGTCGGTTAATTTTACCCTCTCCGACTAGATTTAAAGAAAGTACTATAAAAATTGCAGTTGGCGAAGAATATGACCAACGCGAGCTACTTCACCGGTTAAAGGAAATTGGATATCGAAAAGTTACTCAAGTACAGACACAAGGTGAGTTTAGTATTCGAGGAGATATTTTAGATATTTTTGAGATGTCTCAGTTAGAACCTTTCCGAATCGAGTTTTTTGGTGATGAAGTAGATGGAATTCGGACTTTCGAAGTAGAAACACAATTATCAAAAGAAAATCAAACAGAACTCACTATCTTTCCAGCTAGTGATATGCTTTTAAGAGAAAAGGATTATCGACAAGGTCAGTCAGCTTTGGAAAAGCAAATTTCGAAGACTCTATCACCGATTTTGAAATCCTATCTAGAAGAAATTTTGTCAAGTTTTCATCAAAAACAAGTACATTCAGATAGTCGAAAGTTTTTATCTTTATGTTACCATAAAACATGGACTATATCTGATTATATTGAAAAAGATACACCAGTATTCTTTGATGATTATCAAAAATTGATGAATCAGTATGAAGCATTTGAAAGAGAATTAGCACAATACTTTACAGAAGATTTACAGAATGGTAAAGCATTTTCTGACATGCAGTATTTTGCAGATACAGAGCAAACCTATAAAAAACAAAGTCCAGTTACCTTTTTCTCAAATCTACAAAAAGGATTAGGAAATCTCAAATTTGATCACATTTATCAATTTAATCAATATCCTATGCAGGAGTTTTTCAATCAATTTTCTTTTCTTAAAGAAGAAATTGAGCGATATAAAAAAATGGACTACACTATTATCTTGCAGTCTAGCAATTCAATGGGAAGTAAAACATTGGAGGATGTTTTAGAGGAATACCAGATTAAATTGGATTACAGAGATAAGTCAAGTATCTGTAAAGAATCTGTAAACTTGATTGAGGGTAATCTAAGACATGGTTTTCATTTTGTAGATGAAAAAATTCTCTTGATCACTGAACATGAGATTTTTCAAAAGAAATTAAAACGTCGTTTTAGAAGACAACATGCGTCAAATGCAGAGCGATTAAAAGATTATAATGAACTTGAAAAAGGGGACTACGTTGTTCACCATATTCATGGAATTGGTCAATATCTAGGCATTGAAACAATTGAAATCAAAGGGATTCACCGTGATTATGTCAGTGTTCAATATCAAAATGGGGATCAAATCTCCATCCCAGTTGAGCAGATTCAGTTACTGTCAAAATATGTTTCAAGTGACGGTAAAGCGCCAAAACTTAATAAATTAAATGATGGTCATTTTAAAAAGGCCAAGCAAAAAGTTAAGAACCAGGTAGAGGATATAGCTGACGATTTAATCAAGCTTTATTCTGAGCGTAGTCAGTTGAAGGGGTTTGCTTTCTCAGCTGATGATGATGAGCAACATGCTTTTGATGATGCTTTCCCTTATATTGAAACGGATGATCAACTTCGTAGTATTGAGGAAATTAAGAGAGATATGCAGGATTCTCATCCCATGGATCGACTTTTAGTTGGGGATGTTGGCTTTGGGAAGACTGAGGTTGCAATGCGAGCTGCTTTTAAGGCGGTCAATGATCATAAACAAGTTGTCGTTCTAGTTCCGACGACGGTTTTAGCGCAACAACACTATACAAATTTTAAAGAGAGATTCCAAAATTTTGCTGTTAATATTGATGTGTTGAGTCGTTTTAGAAGTAAAAAAGAGCAGGCAGAGACACTTGAAAAATTAAAGAATGGTCAAGTCGATATTTTGATTGGAACGCATCGTGTTTTGTCAAAAGATGTTGTGTTTTCAGATTTGGGATTGATGATTATTGATGAAGAGCAACGATTTGGTGTCAAGCATAAGGAAACGTTGAAAGAACTGAAGAAACAAGTGGATGTCTTAACCTTGACAGCAACTCCAATACCTCGTACTCTTCATATGTCTATGTTGGGAATCCGAGATTTGTCTGTTATTGAAACACCTCCGACCAATCGTTATCCAGTGCAAACCTATGTTTTGGAAAAGAATGATAGTGTGATTCGTGATGCAGTCTTGCGTGAAATGGAGCGTGGAGGTCAAGTTTACTATCTTTACAACAAAGTTGACACTATTGATCGGAAGGTTTCAGAATTACAGGAGTTGATTCCAGAAGCTTCGATTGGGTTTGTTCATGGACAAATGAGTGAAATTCAGTTAGAAAACACTCTATTGGACTTTATTGAAGGTCAATATGATATTTTGGTGACAACTACTATTATTGAAACAGGTGTTGATATTCCAAACGCCAATACCCTGTTTATTGAAAATGCAGATCATATGGGCTTGTCAACCTTGTATCAATTAAGAGGAAGAGTTGGTCGTAGTAATCGCATTGCTTATGCCTATCTCATGTATCGTCCAGAAAAATCAATCAGTGAAGTCTCTGAAAAGAGATTAGAAGCAATCAAAGGATTTACAGAATTGGGATCTGGATTTAAGATTGCGATGCGAGATCTTTCTATCCGTGGGGCAGGAAACCTCTTAGGAAAATCCCAATCAGGTTTCATTGATTCTGTTGGTTTTGAATTGTATTCACAGTTATTAGAGGAAGCTATTGCTAAACGCAATGGCACTGAGAACACAAGAAATAAAGGAAATGCTGAGTTGATTTTACAAATTGATGCTTATCTTCCTGATACTTATATTTCTGACCAACGACATAAGATTGAAATTTACAAGAAAATTCGTCAAATTGACAACCGTGTCAACTATGAAGAACTACAAGAAGAGTTGATGGACCGCTTTGGAGAATACCCAGATGTAGTAGCCTACCTTTTAGAGATTGGTTTGGTCAAATCATACTTGGATAAGGTATTTGTAGAACGTGTGGAAAGAAAAGACAATAAGATTACAGTTCAATTTGAAAAAATCACTCAACGATTGTTTTTGGCTCAAGATTACTTTAAATCCCTATCTGCAACCAATTTAAAAGCAGCTATAGCGGAGAATAGAGGATTAATGGAAGTTGTATTTGATGTCCGAAACAAGAAGGATTATGAAATTTTAGAAGGGCTGATGATTTTTGGAGAAAGTTTATTAGAGATAAAAGAATCAAAGGAAGCTAATTCTCTTTGA
- a CDS encoding RNA-binding S4 domain-containing protein, with amino-acid sequence MRLDKYLKVSRIIKRRTVAKEVADKGRIKVNGILAKSSTDLKVDDQVEIRFGNKLLLVKVLEMKDSTKKEDAAGMYEIISETRVEENV; translated from the coding sequence ATGAGATTAGACAAGTATTTAAAAGTATCACGAATTATTAAGCGCCGCACAGTCGCAAAGGAAGTAGCAGATAAAGGTAGAATCAAGGTAAATGGAATTTTGGCCAAAAGTTCAACAGATTTGAAAGTTGATGACCAAGTTGAAATTCGCTTTGGAAATAAGTTGTTGCTTGTAAAAGTACTGGAGATGAAAGATAGTACAAAAAAAGAAGATGCAGCAGGCATGTATGAAATTATCAGTGAAACACGGGTAGAAGAAAATGTCTAA
- a CDS encoding septum formation initiator family protein, which yields MSKNIVQMNNPFIQNEHQRRRYLMKERQKRNRFMGWVLILMILLFILPTYNLAQSYNQLLQRRQQLTELKEQYQTLSDEKDKESAFAAKLKDEDYVAKYARAKYYYSKKREAIYTIPDLLPR from the coding sequence ATGTCTAAAAATATTGTACAAATGAATAATCCTTTTATTCAAAATGAACACCAACGTCGTCGCTACCTGATGAAGGAAAGACAAAAGAGGAATCGCTTTATGGGTTGGGTTCTTATTTTGATGATTTTATTGTTTATTTTACCGACCTATAATCTGGCCCAAAGCTATAATCAGTTACTGCAACGTCGTCAGCAATTGACAGAGTTGAAAGAACAGTATCAAACTCTCAGTGATGAAAAGGATAAGGAATCCGCTTTTGCTGCAAAGTTGAAAGATGAAGACTATGTAGCAAAATATGCACGCGCCAAGTACTATTACTCAAAGAAACGAGAAGCGATTTACACAATTCCTGATTTGCTTCCGAGGTAA
- a CDS encoding SP_0009 family protein yields the protein MENLLEVVEQFLSLSDEKLEELAAKNHLLRLQEEREEKNA from the coding sequence ATGGAAAATTTATTAGAAGTTGTTGAGCAGTTTCTAAGTTTATCAGATGAAAAACTAGAAGAATTAGCAGCTAAAAATCATTTATTACGATTACAAGAAGAAAGGGAAGAGAAGAATGCGTAA
- a CDS encoding serine hydrolase encodes MRKFLVVLLLPAFIITSRVVSTEKQLPYSSQEIYYLTESDYGFYYKETLESPMVYGETAVYANEELVKESGKLTPGTTFKIVEWRLNRQGVPVFKLDNHQFILADKRLVYDQSQVQTQNRQVWLEPGFVIYNSPYGTKEISSTLSPYQHVLVDRTLFAEGQEFLHIDQVGWVSKGFVSEEDNRIQKVQEVLSNNYQNENYSIYVKQLSTGKEAGVNEDSKLYAASILKLAYLYYAQDKINQGEYTLESSFKYIPEVNSFPGSYKPEGSGSLPKKEDSKDYSLQQLITKVTKESDNVAHNILGYYVTNQSDGAFKEKMSTIMGEDWDVNDKLTSSKMAGKVMEAIYNQNGFVLESMSKTDFDNQRIAKGVSVKLAHKIGDADEFKHDTAIVYTDSPFVLSIFTKNSDYDTISKIAKDVYEVLK; translated from the coding sequence ATGCGTAAGTTCTTAGTAGTTTTATTGCTACCTGCTTTTATCATAACCTCAAGAGTAGTTAGCACAGAAAAACAGCTTCCTTACTCTTCACAAGAAATTTATTATCTAACCGAGTCTGATTATGGATTCTACTATAAAGAAACTCTGGAATCCCCAATGGTATATGGAGAAACAGCTGTCTATGCTAATGAGGAACTTGTCAAGGAGTCTGGTAAATTGACTCCTGGAACCACCTTTAAAATAGTAGAGTGGCGTTTGAATAGACAAGGTGTTCCTGTTTTTAAATTAGATAATCACCAGTTTATCCTTGCAGATAAGCGGTTGGTCTATGATCAAAGTCAAGTTCAAACTCAAAATAGACAAGTATGGTTGGAACCGGGGTTTGTTATCTATAACAGCCCTTATGGCACTAAAGAAATTTCTTCTACCCTCTCCCCCTATCAACACGTACTAGTGGATAGAACCCTCTTTGCTGAGGGACAAGAATTTCTTCATATTGATCAAGTTGGGTGGGTATCAAAAGGGTTCGTCTCAGAAGAAGACAATCGCATCCAGAAGGTTCAAGAAGTTTTATCAAACAACTATCAGAATGAAAATTATTCTATTTATGTTAAACAACTGAGTACAGGTAAAGAGGCTGGGGTGAATGAAGACAGCAAACTCTATGCAGCTAGCATCTTGAAACTGGCCTATCTTTATTATGCTCAAGATAAGATAAATCAAGGGGAATATACGCTAGAAAGTAGCTTCAAGTATATCCCAGAAGTAAATAGTTTCCCTGGTTCCTATAAACCAGAAGGTAGTGGTAGTTTACCTAAAAAAGAAGACAGCAAAGATTACAGTCTTCAACAGTTAATTACCAAGGTAACAAAAGAGTCTGATAATGTTGCTCATAATATTTTAGGTTATTATGTGACCAATCAGTCTGACGGGGCTTTCAAAGAAAAAATGTCCACTATTATGGGTGAAGATTGGGATGTGAATGACAAATTGACTTCTTCAAAAATGGCTGGAAAAGTCATGGAAGCTATTTATAATCAGAATGGTTTTGTCTTAGAGTCTATGAGTAAGACTGATTTTGACAACCAAAGAATCGCAAAAGGAGTTTCGGTTAAGCTAGCTCATAAAATTGGAGATGCCGATGAGTTTAAACATGACACTGCCATTGTCTATACTGATTCTCCTTTCGTTCTTTCTATTTTCACCAAAAATTCTGATTATGACACCATTTCTAAGATAGCCAAGGATGTCTATGAGGTTCTAAAATGA
- the tilS gene encoding tRNA lysidine(34) synthetase TilS, giving the protein MREQDFLNHFLRKEYFKKHSKVLLALSGGLDSMFLFHLLSTYQNELGIELILAHVNHKQRSESDWEENELRKLADAAELPIYITSFSGDFSEARAREFRYDFFRKIMKEVGATALVTAHHADDQVETILMRLIRGSRLRHLIGIKESQVVDNIEIIRPLLHFHKKDFPPIAHFEDQTNQESTYFRNRIRNKYLPELEKENPRLRSALLNLGSEISDYQAAITELSEQIDVEDLNELFSYSKQTQGVLLQNYLNQFPDLNLTKSQFDEVRQILARKSQYRYPLKNGYELIKEYQNFRVCKISPQADEKEDELVLHYQNQVRHKGYLFSFGIPIEGDVVQKINVSRETSIRIRGRKPGDVIRLNGHRKKLRRLFIDLKIPIEKRKTAPIIEQFGEIVSILGIATSDLSKNTKNDIMNTVLYIEKIDR; this is encoded by the coding sequence ATGAGGGAACAGGATTTTTTAAATCATTTTCTCCGAAAAGAGTATTTTAAAAAACATTCTAAAGTCCTATTGGCTCTGTCTGGTGGACTGGATTCGATGTTTTTATTTCATCTATTGTCTACTTATCAAAATGAGTTGGGAATTGAGTTGATTTTAGCACATGTCAATCACAAGCAGAGAAGTGAGTCTGACTGGGAGGAAAATGAACTAAGGAAGTTAGCTGATGCAGCTGAACTTCCTATTTATATTACAAGCTTTTCAGGAGACTTTTCAGAAGCGCGTGCTCGAGAGTTTCGTTATGATTTTTTTAGGAAAATCATGAAAGAAGTTGGAGCGACTGCCTTGGTTACTGCCCACCATGCAGATGATCAAGTTGAAACGATTTTGATGCGCTTGATTCGTGGAAGTCGGTTACGTCATTTAATAGGAATAAAAGAAAGTCAAGTAGTTGATAATATTGAAATCATCCGTCCCTTGTTGCATTTTCATAAAAAGGATTTTCCACCAATTGCTCATTTCGAAGATCAAACAAATCAGGAAAGTACCTATTTTCGCAATCGCATTCGAAATAAGTATTTACCAGAACTTGAAAAAGAAAATCCCCGTCTTAGATCTGCTCTTTTAAATCTAGGAAGTGAGATTTCAGATTACCAAGCAGCCATAACGGAGCTTTCTGAACAGATTGATGTAGAAGATTTGAATGAGCTCTTTTCATACTCAAAACAAACTCAAGGGGTCTTGCTCCAGAACTATCTCAATCAATTCCCAGACTTAAATCTTACGAAGTCTCAGTTTGATGAAGTTCGACAGATTTTAGCAAGGAAAAGCCAGTATCGTTATCCATTGAAAAATGGCTATGAATTGATAAAAGAGTATCAGAATTTTCGAGTTTGCAAAATCAGTCCTCAGGCTGATGAAAAGGAAGATGAACTTGTGTTACACTATCAAAATCAAGTTCGACATAAGGGCTATTTATTTTCCTTTGGTATTCCTATTGAAGGAGATGTTGTTCAAAAAATAAATGTTTCACGAGAAACCTCAATACGGATTAGAGGTCGAAAACCTGGTGATGTTATTAGGCTGAATGGTCATCGAAAGAAACTGAGACGCTTGTTTATAGATTTGAAAATCCCTATTGAAAAACGAAAAACAGCTCCTATTATTGAGCAATTTGGAGAAATTGTCTCAATTTTAGGAATTGCGACCAGTGATTTGAGTAAAAACACGAAAAATGATATAATGAACACTGTACTTTATATAGAAAAAATAGATAGGTAA
- the hpt gene encoding hypoxanthine phosphoribosyltransferase encodes MLEHDIKKILVSHDEITEAAKKLGEQLTKDYEGKNPILIGILKGSIPFMAELVKHIDTHIEMDFMMVSSYHGGTASSGVINIKQDVTQDIKGRHVLFVEDIIDTGQTLKNLRDMFIEREAASVKIATLLDKPEGRVVEIEADYTCFTIPNEFVVGYGLDYKENYRNLPYVGVLKEEVYSN; translated from the coding sequence ATGTTAGAACACGATATTAAAAAAATCCTCGTTTCACATGATGAAATTACAGAAGCAGCTAAAAAGCTAGGTGAACAACTAACCAAAGACTATGAGGGGAAAAATCCAATTCTTATTGGAATTTTGAAAGGATCGATTCCTTTTATGGCTGAATTGGTTAAGCATATTGATACACATATTGAGATGGACTTCATGATGGTATCTAGCTACCATGGTGGAACTGCAAGTAGTGGTGTAATCAATATCAAGCAAGACGTAACTCAAGATATCAAAGGAAGACATGTTTTATTTGTAGAGGATATCATCGATACAGGTCAAACTTTGAAGAATTTGCGAGATATGTTTATTGAAAGAGAAGCAGCTTCTGTTAAAATCGCGACTTTGTTGGACAAACCAGAGGGACGTGTTGTTGAAATTGAGGCAGATTATACTTGCTTTACTATTCCAAATGAGTTTGTAGTAGGTTATGGTCTAGATTATAAAGAGAATTATCGTAACCTTCCTTATGTCGGAGTATTGAAAGAAGAAGTTTATTCAAATTAG